CGAGGCCACCGTCGGTTCCCGCCGGCTGCGCATCACCCGATCTCCAGAACACGAGCGACCGAAAAAGCGCGGCGACGGCAAGCGGAAGATCAACGCGTGCGCGTCGCTGGTCTGGGGTGGACGGGTCGGGGCCGGACCTCACCCGTATCCCCGAGATCGGCGAGGCGGTCGTCCGCCTGCTCGGCATGAGCGCCGAGCAGTTCTTCCAGGTGGTCCTGTTGCCGCAGGGCGACTTCGCCCGCTTCCTCCGCGCGCACTCCGACGAGCGGGAGGAACTGCTGGAGCGACTCTTCGACACCGAGCGTTTCGGCGACCTCGAGGAATGGCTCCGCGATCGCGCCCGCGAGAGTGCGTCCAAGCTGGCCCAGCAGACCGGCACCCTGGACCGCATCGCCGGGCAGATCGTCGCGATCAGCGGCACCCAGGCGCCTGCCGAACCCGACTTCGACTGGGCCCAGGGATGTCTCGACGCGGCCCGGCAGGCCGCCGAGTCCGCGCTGGCGGAGTCGACCGCCGCGCAGGATGCCGTCGAACAGGCCGAAGCCGCGTACGAACACGGCAGGCGCGTGGACGATCTGCGTCGCCGCGGGCTGCAGGCCCGCGAACGGCTCGCCCGGCTCATCGAGGGCGAGGCGACGCTCGCGGCGGCCGAGCGGTCACGCCGCCTCGCCCTGCGTGCCGCGCCCATCGTGCCGCTCGCCGATGATCACGAGCGGGTGGACGCCGAACTCATGGCGGCCGCCGACGCCGCCGATCGCGCGCGCAAGGCGCTCACCGAACTCGCCGAGGGTGCGACCCTGTGCGAATCCGACTGCGACGATGCCGCTCTCGTCGCGGCCGTCGACCGGTGGACCGAGGAGTCGGGCCGCTGGGAACCGCTGGCGAGGCGTGTCGCCGACCGTCCCCGGCTCGTCGCCGACATCGACGGACTCGAGAAGACGGCCGCTGCCGCCGAACAGCAGGCCGCGGACACCCGGATGCGGCTCGAGGCGGCGCCCGCTCGCCGCGAGGAGGCGGTCGCCGCACTCCGGGCGGCGGACGAACTGCGTGTCCAGGCACCCCAAGCTGCGTGCCGAACGCGACCATGCCCGCCGCGTCCTCCAGGCCTTCACCGATCGCGACGGCGTGCTCGCGCAGCTCGCCGACGCGGAACGGGATCTTCTCGACGCGCGGGAGAAGCACTCTGCCATACGGGAACACCAGCTCGATCTGCGTGAACGACGCCTCACCGGCATGGCCGTCGAACTCGCCGGAGCCCTCGTCGACGGGGAACCGTGCGTGGTCTGTGGCTCGGTCGAGCATCCCGCGCCGGCCACCGGCGACGCCGGTAGCTCGGTGGGCGAGGCCGAGGAGAAGGAGGCCGCGGCCGCCGAAGAACGTGCGAGCGCGATCAAGGCGATCGCCGAGACCGCGGTTGCCGCACTGCAGGAGCGTCGGGCAAATCTCGATGCCGTCATCGCCGGCGCCGACCGCGCCGCCATCCAGGCCGGTCACGACCGCCTGGTCGCCGATCTAGCGGCAGCCGAACGGGCGGCCGCACGCACACCGTCGCTGCAGGACGCGGTCGAGCGCATCGACGCCGAGATCGCCGACCGGCGCCGGACCCTGGCCGATCACGAGACCGCGCAGGCCGGACGCGGCGAACGTCTCACCGCCCTGCGTGAGAACCTGAGCGCTCTCGACGCCGAGGTCCACGAGGCGACGGGCGGACGGATGGGGATCGCCGAGCGGCGTCGTGAACTCGCCGATCTCTGCCGTCGCACACGGACTCTCCGCGAAGCCCTGCGTGAACTCGACCGGACCCGCCGACGGCAGGCGGAGATCGCCGGGCGGCTCAACGCAGCGTGCGTCGACGCCGGATTCACCGGCGCGGACGAGGTCCGGTCGTCCGCCGCGTCGCAGGGGCAGCTGAGACAGTGGGAGAAGCTTCTCGAAGAGGCGGCGGCGATACGTGCCGGCGCCGAGGAGACCCTCGCCGACCCCGACGTGTGCGCGGCGCTCGAGGCGCCCGAGATCGATGTCGCGGGTCTGACGGCGGATCTGGTGGCCGCACGGGCCCGGCGTGACGATGCCGCCCGTGTCAATGCAGTGGCGGCACAACGCCGTACCGACCTCGAGGAGTATGTCTCCGGTTTCTGGGCGGCCCTCGACGCGCTGGCGCCGCTGAAGGCGCGGCACGACGAACTGCAAGGTCTCGCGGAGCTCGTGAGCGGGCGCGGGCAGAACTCGCGCCGCATGTCGCTGCGGTCGTACGTACTTGCCGCCCGGCTCGACGAGGTACTCGTCGCCGCATCCGGGCGTCTTCGCGAGATGTCCTCGGGTCGTTACGAATTCGTCCATTCCGACGCCGCCGGCGTACGCGGTCGCCGCGGCGGCCTGGGCATCGAGGTCCGTGATGAGTACACCGGCGTGCTGCGCGCCACCACGACGCTGTCGGGTGGGGAGACCTTCTTCGCCTCTCTGGCCCTCGCGCTGGGCCTGGCCGACGTCGTCTCGGCCGAATCCGGCGGTCGCGTCCTCGACACGATCTTCATCGACGAGGGTTTCGGCACCCTCGACCCCGAAGCCCTCGACCTCGTCATGGGCGTACTCGACGATCTCCGCTCCGGTGGTCGCGTCGTCGGTGTCGTCAGCCACGTCGACGAGTTGCGGGCCCGGATTCCGGCCCAGCTGCACGTCCTCCGGGGCGAACACGGGTCGACGCTGCGGGTGCAGAGTCCTCTCGGCGTGTCGTGAGCAGCCCGATTGTGCTGTGCCGGTGAGCGTGCGCTAGTCTGGGTTCCGCCCGATGAGCCCCCGTAGCTCAGGGGATAGAGCGTCTGCCTCCGGAGCAGAAGGCCGCAGGTTCGAATCCTGCCGGGGGCACCACAACCGCACAAACCCACCACTTTTGCGTAAACCCACCACCTTCACCGGTGGTCGGTTTACGCATTAGTGGTGGGTTTGCTGCTTCAGCGTCAGTTCATCGGCAGCGGCTGGGCGTTGCGCTCCTCCAGCATCGCCGTGATGATCCCGATCTCCTTGTCCTGGGTGCGTTTCATCGCCGAGGCGAGGTCGCGGACGTAGGGCTGCGAGACGTTGTCGGGGTTCGCGGCGTACTCCATCATGTGGAGCCCGCCCTCGTGGTGGCGCAACATCAGCTGCAGGAAGGTCGTGTCGACCTCCGGTCCGCGCATCGCGCGGAACCGCTCCATCTCGGCCGACGTCGCCATGCCCGGCATGGCCGGCTGCTCGACGTCGGCGGCCGGAGTGGCCCCGTGATCTCCGTGGTCCATGTCGCCGTGATCCATGTCCCCGTGATCGTCACCGGTCGCCTCCGTCGACGATCCATGGCCCATCCAGCCCATCGTCTCGCCGGGGTTGGTGACGGGCTGGCCCCACCGGGTCAGCCACGACTGCATCTGGCCGATCTCGTTGCTCTGCGCGGTGAGGATGTCGAAGGCCATGCTGCGGACCTGGGGATCGGTGCCGTGCTCGAGTTCGATCGCGGCCATCTCGACGCCCTGCTCGTGGTGACGCGTCATGTCCTGCGCGAAGCCGACCGCGGCCGAGTTCGCCGCGGGGGAGTCCTCGCCGGAGGAGTCGTCGGCCAGGCTCGCCTGGATCAGCAGGCCGAGGCCGACGCCGACCAGGAGCACCGCCACCGCGGCGAGTGCGAGAAGGGCAGGGCTCCGACGAGACGGGGCGGTCTCGGTACCCGCGGGTGTCGTCGTGCTCTCAGGTGTCTCGCTCATGTTCGTTCCTCGCCTGATCAGCCAGCGGGCATCGGGTTGTTGCCGCCGCCACCCATGGGCACGGCGTCGGGGCCGGGCTCACCCTCGTCGGCCGGCGGGGGATTCGACGGGTCGAAGCCCGGTATGGCGGTACAGGTGGCCTGGGTCTCGGGGTAGGCCGCGGTCTGCGGGTTCTCCGGGTAGACGCCGGGCATCATGTTGCGGCGCAGCGCGGTGATGAACTGGTCGACCCGCGGATCGTTCGCCGAGTCCAGCTTCAGCTGGTGGCCCCAGCTCTGCAGCGAGATGGGCTTGTCCAGGCCGGGGTACGGCGACAGGAAGAGATACTGCTCGCCGCGCACGAGCCGCTTGAGGTAGTCGACGTCTTCGGGCGAAGCGGTGTCGGGGTTGTAGGTGATCCAGACCGCGCCGTGCTCGAGGGCGTGGACGGCGTTCTCCGACCGCAGCGGGTTCGGGTAGACGACACCGGTACAGGTCGCCCAGATCTCGTCGTGCGGACCGCCGAACGGCGGCGACTGGTCGTAGGCGACGCGCTGCGACGCGTTCACGTGCTTGCCGGCCTCGTAGTAGATCTTCGTCACGCCGTCGATGCCCTGCGACGGGTCCGGGGTCTGCGGCGACGGGACGAACCCCTCGGCCGACTGGACCGCGACGTCGTCCTTCTCGTTGGCGCGCTTCTCGTTGAGTTTCGGGAGAAGGTAGATCGCGAGTCCGGCGACGAGGCCGATGACCACGACGACCG
The sequence above is drawn from the Gordonia rubripertincta genome and encodes:
- a CDS encoding DUF3105 domain-containing protein produces the protein MARKPGANVPKARKKSGSVPTATGRQVDWMLIGAVVVVIGLVAGLAIYLLPKLNEKRANEKDDVAVQSAEGFVPSPQTPDPSQGIDGVTKIYYEAGKHVNASQRVAYDQSPPFGGPHDEIWATCTGVVYPNPLRSENAVHALEHGAVWITYNPDTASPEDVDYLKRLVRGEQYLFLSPYPGLDKPISLQSWGHQLKLDSANDPRVDQFITALRRNMMPGVYPENPQTAAYPETQATCTAIPGFDPSNPPPADEGEPGPDAVPMGGGGNNPMPAG
- a CDS encoding DUF305 domain-containing protein, which translates into the protein MSETPESTTTPAGTETAPSRRSPALLALAAVAVLLVGVGLGLLIQASLADDSSGEDSPAANSAAVGFAQDMTRHHEQGVEMAAIELEHGTDPQVRSMAFDILTAQSNEIGQMQSWLTRWGQPVTNPGETMGWMGHGSSTEATGDDHGDMDHGDMDHGDHGATPAADVEQPAMPGMATSAEMERFRAMRGPEVDTTFLQLMLRHHEGGLHMMEYAANPDNVSQPYVRDLASAMKRTQDKEIGIITAMLEERNAQPLPMN